From the Euphorbia lathyris chromosome 6, ddEupLath1.1, whole genome shotgun sequence genome, one window contains:
- the LOC136232730 gene encoding peptidyl-prolyl cis-trans isomerase CYP38, chloroplastic, with protein sequence MAALIQCHFSSSLADSKLVFKPNLARSRFDSANFHHFAAWCTRRPAPRCSINNSHHPQPNDKQSGKSFSLKHCAISLALAVGLITGSPSFNWAGNAYASSPALPDLAVLISGPPIKDPGALLRYALPIDNKAIREVQKPLEDITESLKIAGVKALDSVERNVKQASRTLKQGKSLIISGLAESKKDHGVELLDKLEAGMNELQQAVEDRNRDAVAPKQKELLNYIGGVEEDMVDGFPYEVPEEYRSMPLLKGRAAVDMKVKVKDNPNLEECVFHIVLDGYNAPVTAGNFVDLVERHFYDGMEIQRADGFVVQTGDPVGPAEGFIDPSTEKTRTIPLEIMVDGEKSPFYGATLEELGLYKAQTKLPFNAFGTMAMARDEFEDNSGSSQIFWLLKESELTPSNANILDGRYAVFGYITKNEDYLADLKVGDVIESMQVVSGLENLVNPSYKIAG encoded by the exons ATGGCAGCCCTCATACAATGCCATTTCTCTTCCTCTCTTGCTGATTCTAAACTCGTCTTCAAGCCTAATTTAGCAAGAAGTCGGTTTGATTCTGCAAATTTCCACCATTTTGCTGCTTGGTGCACCAGACGGCCGGCACCCAGATGCTCTATTAATAATTCCCATCACCCTCAACCCAATGATAAACAA AGTGGGAAGTCATTTTCGCTGAAGCATTGTGCAATTTCGCTTGCTTTGGCGGTTGGATTAATTACTGGATCACCTTCGTTCAACTGGGCTGGTAATGCTTATGCATCTAGTCCTGCGTTGCCTGATCTAGCCGTGTTAATATCTGGACCACCCATTAAGGACCCAGGAGCACTGTTAAGATATGCACTTCCAATTGACAATAAAGCTATAAGGGAAGTGCAGAAACCACTCGAAGATATCACAGAAAGCCTCAAGATAGCTGGAGTCAAGGCACTTGATTCTGTGGAAAGA AATGTGAAGCAGGCATCTCGAACCCTTAAGCAGGGGAAGAGTTTGATCATCTCAGGCCTGGCTGAATCAAAGAAGGACCATGGAGTAGAACTACTTGACAAGCTAGAAGCTGGAATGAATGAGCTTCAACAGGCTGTTGAGGATAGGAACAGAGATGCAGTGGCTCCTAAACAGAAGGAGCTACTTAATTATATTGGAGG TGTTGAAGAGGATATGGTGGATGGCTTCCCTTATGAAGTTCCGGAGGAATACCGAAGCATGCCTCTCTTGAAGGGAAGAGCCGCTGTGGATATGAAGGTCAAGGTCAAAGACAATCCGAATTTAGAGGAGTGTGTGTTTCACATTGTTTTGGATGGTTACAATGCACCTGTAACTGCTGGGAACTTCGTAGACTTGGTGGAAAGGCACTTCTATGATGGCATGGAAATCCAAAGAG CGGATGGCTTTGTTGTCCAAACGGGAGATCCTGTTGGTCCTGCAGAGGGTTTTATTGATCCTAGTACGGAGAAAACTAGGACAATACCATTGGAGATAATGGTGGATGGGGAGAAATCTCCTTTCTATGGGGCAACTTTGGAA GAGCTTGGTTTATACAAGGCACAGACGAAGCTTCCATTCAATGCATTTGGAACAATGGCGATGGCCAGAGAT GAGTTTGAAGACAACTCAGGATCAAGCCAGATATTTTGGCTACTGAAAGAAAGTGAACTGACACCGAGCAATGCAAATATATTGGATGGTCGATATGCTGTATTTGGATATATTACAAAAAATGAGGATTATTTGGCGGATCTCAAGGTTGGTGATGTGATAGAGTCAATGCAAGTGGTTTCTGGACTGGAGAATCTAGTTAATCCAAGTTACAAGATTGCTGGATAG